A part of Streptomyces sp. NBC_01235 genomic DNA contains:
- a CDS encoding SchA/CurD-like domain-containing protein, protein MTTTSERVAGSRTRQASQRVSQSVFDGSRLRVVLLVDVYDGAQQQFLEAYEQLCNQVASVPGHVSDQLCQSIENPSQWLITSEWESAPPFLAWVNSEEHVRMVEPLHSCVRDTRSLRFHVVRETGGPAADADRGKRRLQTSPRIGDGVIRHALTFTVKPGSEEIVAKILADYASPEPQVDDTTRLCRTSLFMHGNRVVRAIEVRGDLLAALRHVARQPEVRAVEEAINPHLEQDRDLNDPESARVFFTRAALPAVHHVTAERQDTQAERYALYYPARPDRGMKLAELLARQDEAAADDPRSPVLRSTIFQRDDVVVRLIDVHGGLDAADPVQALGLADPGQVAELTTLQDDAVGADASASGDGRLARFLERARMDLVTDRRSPDA, encoded by the coding sequence GTTGCAGGTTCGCGGACGCGACAGGCGTCGCAACGAGTCTCCCAGTCCGTGTTCGACGGCTCCCGGCTCCGAGTCGTCCTCCTGGTCGACGTCTACGACGGAGCCCAGCAGCAGTTCCTGGAAGCCTACGAGCAGCTCTGCAACCAGGTCGCGTCCGTCCCCGGGCATGTGAGCGACCAGCTGTGCCAGTCCATCGAGAACCCCTCCCAGTGGCTCATCACCAGCGAATGGGAGAGCGCCCCGCCGTTCCTCGCCTGGGTCAACAGCGAGGAACACGTGCGGATGGTGGAGCCGCTCCACAGCTGCGTCCGCGACACCAGGTCGCTGCGCTTCCACGTCGTCCGCGAGACCGGCGGCCCGGCGGCGGACGCCGACCGGGGCAAGCGCCGGCTCCAGACCTCGCCCAGGATCGGCGACGGCGTGATCCGCCACGCGCTCACCTTCACCGTGAAGCCGGGCAGCGAGGAGATCGTCGCCAAGATCCTCGCCGACTACGCCTCGCCCGAGCCACAGGTCGACGACACCACCCGGCTGTGCCGCACCTCGCTGTTCATGCACGGCAACCGGGTGGTGCGGGCCATCGAGGTGCGGGGCGACCTGCTCGCCGCGCTGCGCCACGTCGCCCGTCAGCCCGAGGTACGGGCCGTCGAGGAAGCCATCAACCCCCATTTGGAGCAGGACCGGGACCTCAACGATCCCGAATCCGCGCGGGTGTTCTTCACCCGTGCCGCGCTGCCGGCCGTCCACCATGTGACGGCGGAACGCCAGGACACGCAGGCCGAGCGGTATGCCCTGTACTACCCGGCCCGGCCCGACCGCGGCATGAAGCTGGCCGAGCTGCTGGCCCGGCAGGACGAGGCGGCGGCGGACGACCCGCGCAGCCCGGTCCTGCGCAGCACGATCTTCCAGCGCGACGACGTCGTCGTCCGGCTGATCGACGTCCACGGCGGACTCGACGCCGCCGACCCCGTACAGGCCCTCGGCCTGGCCGACCCCGGGCAGGTGGCCGAGCTGACGACGCTCCAGGACGACGCCGTCGGCGCGGACGCCTCCGCGTCCGGGGACGGCCGACTCGCGCGCTTCCTCGAACGCGCGCGCATGGACCTCGTCACCGACCGTCGGTCGCCCGACGCCTGA